In Candidatus Thorarchaeota archaeon, the sequence TGATACAGGAATGAAACCGGCTTCACTTGCTGGCTCTAGGCCAATCTTGTTCATCTTGCTTTCGAACAGCTCGGAAATGATATCCTGTCGAGAGCGGGTAACTGGAATATCTGGTTGATTTCCTTTTTTTATAGCGGAATGCATATGCCTAACCTTCTGAATCGGTGATCGATCTGCAGGCCCAACCATCTTCTTCTTAGCAAAATAAAGAACTACTACTACCAGAACCAAAACAAGAGAGATGATAAACACCGGTGAGCTCAACAAATCTCCAAACGAATCAGGGAATTGCATTCCTGTTTGACCTCGCAAATATCTATTTCTATTATCAACAGCAGTAAAGGGCAACTTTAAGGTTTCTACGAGCTTCCATTATACTTCATCTAAGAGTGTTAATCAACTGAAAAACCAGATTTCTTTCGAATGCAGTATAGGATAATAACTGAAAGGATCACACCAAATAGAACTGTCAACATTGGCGGTTCCAATAAGTCACCAAGGGCTTCAGGAAAATGCAACATTCTCAACCCTCATAGGAACAAAGCTACATATATATCGACAAACAGCAACTTTAAGGTTTCTTACTTTATGCAGTGAGGATATCAACAGGAATGAGTAAGAGTGATGCACGAGGTTCGTGAAATTCTAGAGGCCCTATCAGCTGGCAAAATCAATGTGAAAGAGGCGGAAGAAAAACTCCAGAGGCTAGAATTGCGAAGAATTGGAAGTCTAGCTGTCATCGACCCAGGCCGAGAGCATAGAAGCGGGATTCCAGAAGTTGTTATGGCAGAAACAAAGACGAGCGAACAACTGGCGAGGATCATTCAGGGTATGCTGGAGGCAAAGAGATTCGTACTCACCACGAGAGCCTCAGAAGCACAAGTCGAATACTTGGAAGATTATCTGACAGATTTCGAATTCGATATCAGAGGGGGAAACAACCACATAACTCTGCTAATTCACCATCCTGATTGGAAGCCAAAAAGGCGCGGCGGTACGATTGCAGTTATCACTGCAGGAACTTCGGATGAATTCTTCGCAGAAGAAGCGGAAGCAGTTGCAGAAGTAATGGGAGTCGAAGTACTGAAATTCCGTGATGTTGGCGTGGCTGGCATCCATCGACTTATCGAACCTCTTGAACAGATAAGAGAGAAGGGCGTGGATGCAATAGTGGTGTTTGCCGGAATGGAAGGAGCACTACCTACTGTTGTGGCTTCGTTAGTTGATATTCCAGTAATTGGTGTGCCTGTGCCCATTGGATACGGGCATGGCGGGAAAGGTGAGACCGCTTTATCATCCATGCTTCAATCCTGCGCTCCGGGATTAGCAGTTGTGAATATCGGAAATGGTCTTGGTGGCGGTGGAATTGCGGCACTTATTGCTCTGAAAGCATCATATGAGTGACAGGGGCACTCCAATATCTAGCAGTCAGCGGTTTTTGTCAAAATGACGCGCAATCTCGAGATAGATTTCAACCGAATCGAGCAATTGATCTATTTCTATGTACTCGTCAGGTTGATGTGCCTGTTCTATAGATCCAGCTCCACAGATGATATTCATAATCCCCACCTCCGGCTGCAGGACTGAACAATCAGTTCCGTACGTAGCGGTCGCTATGTCAGGATGGCGTCCTGTAGTTTCAGATATGACCTTCTCTGCAATTCTCACTATTTCTGCATCCTTTGGTGTAAGAACTGGCGGATGAGCATCAATGATTTCTATCTCGATGTTCTCCTCTAAACCTGCATCCTGTAATCGTTCTTTTATGGACTGCAATAGAGATTCAGAAGTCTGGCCTTCGACTGTCCGCATGTCGATTTGGGCTTCACAATGTTCTGGAACAACATTGATTTTTGTGCCGCCTTCGATTACACCTATGTTAACTGTAGGCTTGCCCAGTAATGATTCATCATATGCAAAGGCCTCACCAGCAATGCTTTCTAGAGCTTCCATACACAAGGAGATAGCATTGATTCCTTCTTGCGGCCTTGAACCATGAGCTGACTTTCCTTTCGCTACTATTCGCGTCCAGAAAGTCCCTTTTCCGCCCAAGAGAATACCTAGGCTCGTTGGTTCAGCACATATGCCCCATTCAATACCTTCCAGGATACCACTCTCTGCAACTTCTTGGGCACCCCCAAGTCCAGCCTCTTCATCCGATGTAGCAAGCATAACCAATGGTGTATCAGGGTTCTCAGCTTTGTACTGAATCATTGTCTCAGCTAGGGCAGCTACTGGCCCCTTCATATCACACGCACCACGGCCATAGAGACGGCCATCAGAAATCTGAGCTCCAAATGGATCATAGGACCAGTTCTCTTCCGATCCAACAGGGACAGTATCCATGTGGCCATGTAGCAGGAGATGTCCAAATTCACCATCATGTGTAGAGAAAACAAGATTTGGACGATTCTTATCGTTTCCAACTTCTTTAGCGTGAATGTCATACTGAGCAAGATGGTTGCGGAGCACATCAGCTACCGCGCGTTCATTACCAGGTGGATTTTCACTATTAGTCGCCACGAGTTTTTCCAGAAGAGTAAGAATCCTCGAACGGTCAATCATCATCTATCATCCACTTGAATTCACAACATCTGATTAGGATTGTGAAAAAGCGAGCAAGAACATAAAGAATACAAGAAATAGTTCATAAAGCTTCTCTAAGAATACGAGATGTGGCAGTCTATGACGTTGCAATTACCCCTGTATGAGCCGAAAGGCAATGATTATCCAAGAGCAGGCTGAGGCTTGCCACACCTTTTCTCATCTTACTCTTTAGATCCGGCTAGAAGAAAAAATCATACAAGCTCAAATCATTATTCGAATCTCAGTTTCGAACCTGTGGATAGGGTACTCCATTATAATTCTAGTGTTGCCTGGTTAGGGGCTATAGGCAAAAGGATGTCGTGATGAATCCTTCTGTGCTACGACCTTGGAGATCACGGGTCTTTGTTCAATGGCTCTCCTCAGGGCATGCCTGACCGCACGGAAGTTGTTTATGTGTACTCTCCGACGATTATTGGCGGTTGGATGAACAAAAGCATTGACTACAATAACAAGATCCGGAACCAATTCCTCAGGTATAATCTGGTCGGTCACGGTTCGGGTAACCGCATCAGCAACTGCCTTCTCGGCTACATTGTAGACCATATCCTTGTGTGATTCATCAGTGATATT encodes:
- the larB gene encoding nickel pincer cofactor biosynthesis protein LarB; amino-acid sequence: MHEVREILEALSAGKINVKEAEEKLQRLELRRIGSLAVIDPGREHRSGIPEVVMAETKTSEQLARIIQGMLEAKRFVLTTRASEAQVEYLEDYLTDFEFDIRGGNNHITLLIHHPDWKPKRRGGTIAVITAGTSDEFFAEEAEAVAEVMGVEVLKFRDVGVAGIHRLIEPLEQIREKGVDAIVVFAGMEGALPTVVASLVDIPVIGVPVPIGYGHGGKGETALSSMLQSCAPGLAVVNIGNGLGGGGIAALIALKASYE
- a CDS encoding M20 family metallopeptidase; this translates as MMIDRSRILTLLEKLVATNSENPPGNERAVADVLRNHLAQYDIHAKEVGNDKNRPNLVFSTHDGEFGHLLLHGHMDTVPVGSEENWSYDPFGAQISDGRLYGRGACDMKGPVAALAETMIQYKAENPDTPLVMLATSDEEAGLGGAQEVAESGILEGIEWGICAEPTSLGILLGGKGTFWTRIVAKGKSAHGSRPQEGINAISLCMEALESIAGEAFAYDESLLGKPTVNIGVIEGGTKINVVPEHCEAQIDMRTVEGQTSESLLQSIKERLQDAGLEENIEIEIIDAHPPVLTPKDAEIVRIAEKVISETTGRHPDIATATYGTDCSVLQPEVGIMNIICGAGSIEQAHQPDEYIEIDQLLDSVEIYLEIARHFDKNR